One Natrinema salaciae genomic region harbors:
- a CDS encoding TspO/MBR family protein yields the protein METRTLAHRLPDAGSILTALGFVLLVNLVGALPSVFFSPDTPWFRSLEKPWLYPPTIAFPVVWTLLFSLLGVALWLVWRSDADGRRLALGLFVGQMSLNVAWTPAFFGLEAPLVALGIILALWAFVAGTVVAFRRVDRRAAALLVPYLAWVTFAAVLNYELWRLNA from the coding sequence ATGGAAACCCGAACGCTCGCTCACCGCCTCCCGGACGCCGGATCGATCCTCACTGCGCTCGGCTTCGTCCTGCTGGTCAACCTCGTCGGTGCGCTCCCGAGCGTCTTCTTCTCGCCCGACACACCGTGGTTTCGGTCGCTCGAGAAGCCGTGGCTGTACCCGCCCACGATCGCGTTCCCGGTCGTCTGGACGCTGCTGTTTTCCCTGCTGGGCGTCGCGCTGTGGCTCGTCTGGCGCAGCGACGCCGACGGTCGTCGCCTCGCGCTGGGGCTGTTCGTCGGGCAGATGTCGTTGAACGTCGCCTGGACGCCCGCGTTCTTCGGGCTCGAGGCACCGCTGGTCGCGCTGGGGATCATCCTCGCGCTGTGGGCGTTCGTCGCCGGAACCGTCGTCGCGTTTCGACGGGTCGACCGCCGTGCGGCGGCGTTGCTGGTTCCCTACCTCGCGTGGGTGACGTTCGCGGCCGTCCTCAATTACGAACTCTGGCGATTGAACGCCTGA
- a CDS encoding MFS transporter, producing the protein MSLLEARTRLATVRTFLTDGRGEILVAVAAGWFLSIGVRLAYPVLLPFLRRAYGLDLTTAGFLLTALWLCYALGQLPGGLLADRFGEGNVLVASTVISAVTLGLVAVAGSAPVVYVATAAFGFGTALYGVARFTTLSDTYPDNDGTAIGVTMAAGQAGNTLLPLAAGGIASAYAWQYGFGLAVPAFAVVAIGLRLVVPARTSSTESAVDNVSLETVRYVGSELRRPEIVTVTAIQVLTYCVWQAFTGFYPTYLIQIKGFSEGVAAGLFSAFFAMGIVVQPLTGRLYDRFGIRKSLPPVLGIVVLSLLALPVLEGFWPIVVGTVFLSSILGYGTITLPYMTTAFPADMQGTGLGFLRTVYMTIGALSPVLFGALADRGFFDEAYLMLAGFVAVAVVLTWWLPPLDEQ; encoded by the coding sequence GTGTCGTTGCTCGAAGCGCGGACCCGTCTGGCGACCGTGCGGACCTTCCTGACGGACGGCCGCGGCGAGATTCTGGTCGCCGTCGCCGCCGGCTGGTTCCTCTCGATCGGCGTCCGCCTCGCGTACCCCGTCCTGCTCCCCTTTCTCCGGCGGGCCTACGGCCTCGACCTGACGACGGCCGGCTTCTTGCTGACCGCCCTCTGGCTCTGCTACGCGCTGGGCCAGCTCCCGGGCGGGTTGCTCGCCGACCGGTTCGGCGAGGGGAACGTCCTCGTCGCGAGCACGGTGATCTCCGCGGTGACCCTCGGTCTCGTCGCCGTCGCCGGCTCCGCGCCCGTGGTGTACGTCGCGACGGCCGCGTTCGGGTTCGGAACGGCGCTGTACGGCGTCGCCCGCTTTACGACGCTCTCGGATACCTACCCCGACAACGACGGCACCGCGATCGGCGTGACGATGGCCGCCGGGCAGGCGGGTAACACGCTCCTCCCCCTCGCGGCCGGCGGCATCGCCTCGGCCTACGCCTGGCAGTACGGCTTCGGCCTCGCGGTGCCGGCCTTCGCCGTCGTCGCGATCGGGCTTCGACTGGTCGTCCCCGCGCGCACCTCGAGCACGGAGAGCGCCGTCGACAACGTCTCGCTCGAGACGGTCCGCTACGTCGGCTCGGAGTTGCGCCGACCCGAGATCGTCACCGTGACCGCGATCCAGGTCCTGACCTACTGCGTCTGGCAGGCGTTTACGGGCTTCTACCCGACCTACCTGATCCAGATCAAGGGCTTCTCCGAGGGGGTCGCCGCCGGCCTGTTCAGCGCCTTCTTCGCGATGGGAATCGTCGTCCAGCCGCTGACGGGCCGGCTGTACGACCGGTTCGGGATCCGGAAGTCGCTCCCGCCCGTGCTGGGGATCGTCGTCCTCTCGCTGCTCGCGCTACCGGTGCTCGAGGGGTTTTGGCCGATCGTCGTCGGGACCGTCTTCCTCTCGAGCATCCTCGGCTACGGCACGATCACGCTGCCGTACATGACCACGGCGTTCCCGGCGGACATGCAGGGGACGGGGCTGGGTTTCCTGCGGACCGTCTACATGACGATCGGGGCGTTGAGTCCGGTTCTGTTCGGTGCGCTCGCCGATCGCGGGTTCTTCGACGAGGCCTACCTCATGTTGGCCGGGTTCGTCGCCGTCGCAGTGGTGCTAACGTGGTGGCTCCCCCCACTCGACGAGCAGTAA
- a CDS encoding diacylglycerol/polyprenol kinase family protein, producing the protein MADELKRRLVHASGSGLVALYLLADALDLGLTWGRFKIFMVVLATGTLILEFIRLQIGLDWRLYDVLTREYEQDNPAGYALYMISMAAVVVVFQQDIALPAMLMLSLGDPISGAVSDNSLQRVKPPKVLVTMFLVSTAIAIPFMGLVAGMAAALGATLADGVTLEIRTYIVDDNLTIPIYAACLAYLALEFGPIPA; encoded by the coding sequence ATGGCCGACGAACTGAAGCGGCGACTCGTCCACGCCAGCGGCTCCGGGCTAGTCGCCCTCTACTTGCTCGCGGACGCTCTCGATCTCGGGCTCACGTGGGGCCGGTTCAAGATTTTCATGGTCGTTCTGGCGACCGGCACGCTCATCCTCGAGTTCATCCGGCTCCAGATCGGACTCGACTGGCGGCTCTACGACGTGCTCACGCGCGAGTACGAACAGGACAACCCTGCCGGCTACGCGCTGTACATGATCAGCATGGCCGCCGTCGTCGTGGTCTTCCAGCAGGACATCGCCCTCCCCGCGATGTTGATGCTCTCGCTGGGCGATCCGATCAGCGGGGCCGTCTCGGACAACAGCCTCCAGCGAGTCAAGCCGCCGAAGGTCCTCGTCACGATGTTTCTCGTCTCGACGGCGATCGCGATCCCCTTCATGGGACTCGTGGCCGGGATGGCCGCCGCGCTGGGCGCGACGCTGGCCGACGGCGTGACCCTCGAGATCCGCACCTACATCGTCGACGACAACCTGACCATCCCGATCTACGCCGCCTGTCTGGCGTATCTGGCCCTCGAGTTCGGACCGATTCCGGCGTAG